A section of the Metabacillus endolithicus genome encodes:
- a CDS encoding fumarylacetoacetate hydrolase family protein, with the protein MKTLQKTQSIVRYQRYEKEYYGIIDGDDIVQLSSDFTQIVNNEINYDGVRVKYNEVKILEPVSPSKIVNFGWTYAGHAKETGGTANLREPFLFLKPTSSIIPDQGEIILPPTTLTEQVELEGEVALIIGKRGRNIKEEEALDYLFGCTIFNDVTARDLTKSDPQFTRGKGFDTFGPLGPYIVTGIDPTNLRIVTTLNGNVVQDGNTNQMTLSIPYLISWISQVMTLEPGDVLATGSPSGSCPMKSGDTVVVEVENIGTLCNYVK; encoded by the coding sequence ATGAAGACATTACAAAAAACACAATCAATCGTTCGTTATCAACGTTATGAAAAAGAGTATTATGGAATTATTGATGGTGACGATATCGTACAATTGTCTAGTGATTTCACACAAATTGTTAACAATGAGATAAACTATGATGGAGTAAGGGTTAAATATAATGAAGTAAAGATTTTGGAACCAGTATCTCCATCGAAAATTGTCAATTTTGGTTGGACATATGCTGGACACGCAAAAGAGACTGGAGGAACGGCCAATCTACGTGAACCGTTTCTGTTTTTAAAACCTACCTCCTCGATCATACCGGATCAGGGTGAAATCATCCTTCCACCCACTACCTTAACCGAACAGGTAGAACTGGAGGGGGAAGTAGCACTAATCATTGGAAAACGGGGCAGAAATATAAAAGAAGAAGAAGCATTAGATTATCTTTTTGGCTGTACGATTTTTAATGATGTGACTGCAAGGGACCTTACTAAATCAGATCCTCAGTTTACAAGAGGCAAAGGTTTCGATACATTTGGTCCTTTGGGTCCATACATTGTGACAGGCATCGACCCAACCAATCTAAGAATTGTTACAACCCTAAATGGAAATGTAGTACAAGATGGCAATACAAATCAAATGACACTTTCAATCCCTTATCTTATCAGTTGGATTTCACAAGTGATGACACTTGAGCCAGGCGATGTTCTAGCTACAGGATCACCTTCAGGGAGCTGCCCAATGAAATCTGGAGATACAGTAGTAGTGGAAGTGGAGAATATAGGTACGCTTTGTAACTATGTGAAGTAA
- the nhaC gene encoding Na+/H+ antiporter NhaC, protein MKSVRLPTILEIVCTLGLFLVIVFSFTAFFDLPIQLALFISWFLVILLGFKLGYRYEELQKAITTGISNGLEAILILVAVGALIGTWIAGGVVPTLIYYGLEFIHPSIFLLATLIVCSITSLATGTSWGTVGTAGIAMMAIGEGLGMPLPLVAGAVLSGAYFGDKLSPLSDSTVLAASLSKVEVIAHVRAMLYLDIPAYLITAILFTVAGFIYGGNNTDLEKVEFLKLALLDTFNIQIWMVTPAIFVIVMLAMKKPSVPSIAIGALLGAIWAVVFQGMNVPDAVGTAYNGFSINTGVEFMDKLLNRGGIEGMLGSVAVIIFGLGFGGLLEHLGVLKVIISKFHSFLTSAGNVTLSTIIVAFFANVFGCAMYVSLILTPKIMGESYDNLHIDRRVLARNTEVGGTLTSGMIPWTDNGIFMAGILGVSTFAYVPFMWLSFVSIALAIIYGYTGKCIWYVKQKQGEGQIQQTF, encoded by the coding sequence GTGAAAAGTGTACGATTACCAACTATTTTAGAAATTGTTTGTACATTAGGGTTGTTTCTTGTTATTGTTTTTTCGTTTACTGCCTTTTTCGATTTACCCATACAGTTAGCTCTGTTTATTTCGTGGTTTCTTGTGATATTACTTGGATTTAAATTAGGATACCGTTATGAAGAGCTGCAAAAAGCCATAACAACCGGAATTTCAAACGGACTTGAGGCAATATTGATACTTGTTGCAGTTGGTGCTCTTATCGGGACTTGGATTGCAGGAGGAGTCGTACCAACGCTTATTTATTATGGATTGGAATTTATTCATCCAAGTATTTTCTTATTAGCAACATTAATTGTCTGCTCAATTACTTCTTTAGCTACAGGTACATCATGGGGAACGGTGGGAACAGCTGGAATCGCGATGATGGCAATTGGAGAAGGATTAGGTATGCCTCTGCCTCTTGTAGCGGGAGCCGTTCTTTCAGGAGCATACTTTGGTGATAAATTATCTCCACTTTCTGACAGTACCGTACTTGCTGCTTCTCTTTCAAAGGTAGAAGTTATTGCACACGTACGTGCCATGCTATATCTAGACATCCCTGCCTATCTTATTACCGCAATTCTTTTTACTGTAGCAGGATTTATATATGGTGGCAATAACACAGATTTAGAAAAAGTAGAATTTTTAAAGCTAGCTTTACTAGATACATTCAATATTCAAATTTGGATGGTAACACCTGCTATATTTGTTATTGTTATGCTAGCTATGAAAAAACCTTCTGTTCCTTCTATTGCTATTGGAGCTCTACTTGGGGCCATCTGGGCAGTAGTGTTCCAAGGCATGAATGTCCCCGATGCTGTTGGTACTGCTTATAACGGTTTTTCTATTAACACAGGAGTTGAGTTTATGGATAAACTTCTGAACCGTGGTGGAATAGAAGGTATGCTTGGTTCAGTTGCTGTGATCATATTCGGTTTAGGGTTTGGTGGTCTTCTTGAGCATTTAGGAGTTCTAAAAGTGATCATTTCCAAGTTTCATAGTTTCTTAACATCAGCTGGAAATGTAACACTATCCACTATAATTGTGGCATTTTTTGCAAATGTATTTGGTTGCGCTATGTATGTTTCATTAATATTAACTCCTAAAATTATGGGAGAAAGCTATGACAACTTACACATCGATCGAAGGGTATTAGCACGAAACACAGAAGTTGGGGGAACATTAACCTCTGGGATGATTCCTTGGACAGACAACGGAATCTTTATGGCTGGTATTCTAGGTGTTTCTACCTTTGCTTATGTTCCATTTATGTGGTTAAGCTTTGTGTCAATTGCCCTAGCTATTATTTATGGATATACAGGGAAATGTATTTGGTACGTCAAACAGAAGCAAGGGGAAGGGCAGATTCAACAAACATTTTAA
- the aspA gene encoding aspartate ammonia-lyase, whose product MRETGQRYRMERDFLGEKEIPEHVYYGIQTLRAIENFPITGYRIHEEMIKALAMIKKAAALANMDTKRLYSGIGEVIVRASDEILEGKWHEYFIIDPIQGGAGTSMNMNTNEVIANRALELLGHHKGEYKHLSPNSHVNMSQSTNDVFPTAIHIATLNLLKQLLDTMNDMLQAFKSKAKQFDHVIKMGRTHLQDAVPIRLGQEFEAYSRVLERDIKRIEQTRTHLYEVNMGATAVGTGLNADPKYIKHVVSYLADISGFPIVGAEHLVDATQNTDAYTEVSAALKVCMMNMSKIANDLRLMASGPRAGLGEISLPARQPGSSIMPGKVNPVMPELINQIAFQVIGNDHTICLASEAGQLELNVMEPILVFNLLQSISIMRNGFRSFTDYCLIGIEANEDRMREYVEKSVGIITAVNPHLGYEVVSRIAREAILKGKSVRELCLQYDVLTEEELDLILNPYEMTNPGIAGVSLFDRE is encoded by the coding sequence ATGAGAGAAACAGGTCAAAGGTATAGAATGGAACGTGATTTTCTTGGTGAAAAAGAAATTCCAGAACATGTATATTACGGAATACAAACATTGCGGGCAATCGAGAATTTCCCAATTACCGGATACAGAATACATGAAGAAATGATCAAGGCCCTAGCCATGATAAAAAAAGCAGCCGCATTAGCCAATATGGATACAAAACGTTTATATAGTGGAATTGGTGAAGTAATTGTTAGAGCTTCAGATGAAATTCTTGAAGGAAAATGGCACGAGTATTTCATTATTGACCCGATACAGGGCGGTGCGGGTACTTCTATGAACATGAACACAAATGAAGTCATTGCCAATCGTGCTCTAGAGCTACTCGGCCATCATAAGGGTGAATATAAACACTTAAGTCCAAACTCTCATGTGAATATGTCACAGTCTACAAATGATGTGTTTCCAACAGCTATTCATATTGCCACTCTTAACTTGTTAAAACAGCTCCTTGATACGATGAACGACATGCTCCAGGCTTTTAAAAGCAAAGCGAAACAATTTGACCATGTTATAAAAATGGGACGTACTCACCTCCAAGATGCTGTACCCATTCGCCTTGGTCAAGAATTTGAGGCATATAGTCGCGTACTAGAACGTGATATTAAGAGAATTGAACAAACACGTACGCATTTATATGAGGTTAATATGGGAGCTACAGCTGTAGGGACAGGATTAAATGCAGATCCTAAGTATATTAAACATGTTGTAAGCTACTTAGCAGATATAAGTGGGTTTCCGATCGTTGGCGCGGAACATCTTGTTGATGCAACACAAAATACAGATGCTTATACAGAGGTATCTGCGGCATTAAAGGTTTGTATGATGAACATGTCAAAAATTGCAAACGATCTGCGGTTAATGGCATCCGGACCTCGAGCAGGATTAGGAGAAATTAGTTTACCGGCGCGCCAGCCTGGATCCTCTATTATGCCCGGAAAAGTCAATCCCGTCATGCCAGAGTTAATTAACCAAATTGCCTTTCAGGTGATAGGCAATGACCATACAATTTGTCTGGCTTCTGAAGCTGGTCAGTTAGAGTTAAATGTAATGGAGCCTATCCTTGTATTTAACTTATTACAATCTATCAGTATTATGAGGAATGGTTTTAGAAGCTTTACAGATTACTGTTTAATAGGCATTGAAGCAAATGAAGATAGAATGAGGGAATACGTAGAAAAGAGTGTTGGTATTATAACAGCTGTTAATCCTCACTTAGGGTACGAAGTAGTCTCACGAATTGCTAGAGAAGCTATTTTAAAGGGTAAATCTGTAAGAGAGCTGTGCCTTCAATATGATGTGCTAACAGAGGAAGAGCTTGATTTGATTTTGAATCCTTACGAAATGACAAATCCAGGAATTGCAGGAGTCTCACTTTTTGATCGAGAGTAA
- a CDS encoding asparaginase yields MKKILLLTTGGTIACVLGKEGLYPEIPAEEIASYLPEQHVRYEVESKNLMNIDSTNMQPESWVKVAEAVHEHYDRYDGFVITHGTDTMAYTAAAISYMLQNLAKPVVITGSQIPIHYKRTDAKKNISDAVRFACEDIGGVFTVFNGLVIIGTRTVKLRTKSYDAFESINFPYIARVNHSEVTYQKKIPTTKGKKMKFNSSICPDVFLLKLHPGTKPELFDYIKNLYKGVVIESFGTGGIPFQERSLVEKIHELIESGMTMVFTTQVLEEGEDLGLYQVGRKVSENMIIRTRDMNTEAIIPKLMWALGQSNDTEIVKNIMATPIAYDITPPKYDKLTIL; encoded by the coding sequence ATGAAAAAAATATTATTGCTAACTACCGGAGGTACGATTGCTTGTGTATTAGGGAAAGAAGGTTTATATCCTGAAATCCCTGCTGAGGAAATTGCCAGTTATTTACCTGAACAACATGTTAGATATGAGGTTGAAAGTAAAAACCTAATGAATATTGATAGTACCAATATGCAGCCAGAATCTTGGGTTAAGGTAGCAGAAGCTGTTCATGAGCATTACGATAGGTATGATGGATTTGTTATCACTCATGGAACAGATACCATGGCATACACGGCAGCAGCCATATCCTATATGCTACAAAATCTTGCGAAGCCAGTTGTGATAACTGGATCTCAAATTCCAATTCATTACAAGCGTACAGATGCTAAGAAAAATATTAGCGATGCTGTTCGGTTTGCGTGTGAAGACATTGGTGGTGTTTTTACTGTTTTTAATGGATTGGTGATTATCGGGACAAGAACAGTCAAATTAAGGACGAAAAGCTATGATGCTTTTGAAAGCATTAATTTCCCTTATATTGCTCGTGTGAATCATTCTGAAGTTACATATCAAAAGAAAATTCCTACAACAAAAGGGAAGAAAATGAAATTTAATTCTTCTATTTGTCCAGATGTTTTTTTGTTAAAACTTCATCCTGGAACTAAGCCTGAACTTTTTGATTATATAAAGAACTTATATAAAGGAGTCGTTATTGAAAGCTTTGGAACTGGGGGAATTCCTTTTCAAGAGAGAAGTCTAGTTGAGAAAATACATGAGCTGATTGAATCAGGTATGACAATGGTGTTTACAACCCAAGTGCTTGAAGAAGGTGAGGACCTGGGGCTTTATCAGGTTGGCCGGAAAGTGTCTGAGAACATGATCATACGTACAAGGGATATGAATACAGAGGCAATTATTCCAAAATTAATGTGGGCACTAGGACAGTCAAATGATACTGAAATAGTGAAGAACATCATGGCAACACCTATTGCTTATGACATTACCCCACCTAAATATGATAAGTTAACTATTCTCTAA
- a CDS encoding helix-turn-helix domain-containing protein → MLNRVAELRKSKKWSMQYIADQLEIAKSTYAGYESGYREPSLDTIKKIADLFKTSVDYLLERTDNQHFPQEQVKENFPMELTDQTQLANILLTIDEKTLSPEELYHFIAFIRSKREIEENGL, encoded by the coding sequence ATGTTAAATCGAGTAGCTGAATTACGAAAAAGTAAAAAGTGGTCCATGCAATATATAGCCGATCAACTAGAAATTGCAAAAAGTACATATGCAGGATACGAGTCTGGTTATCGAGAGCCATCACTTGATACGATCAAAAAGATTGCAGATTTATTTAAAACATCCGTTGACTATTTGTTAGAAAGAACAGATAATCAACACTTTCCCCAAGAACAAGTGAAGGAAAATTTCCCTATGGAATTAACAGATCAAACACAGTTGGCTAACATTCTGCTGACAATCGATGAAAAAACCTTATCTCCTGAAGAACTTTATCATTTTATTGCATTTATACGATCAAAACGTGAAATTGAGGAAAATGGACTTTGA
- a CDS encoding HAD family hydrolase gives MYKAVVFDFDGLIFDTESVHTTIYKEMFESHNVEFPFNEWIQNIGTKSTFSIYDLLEKEIKEIDREQLKKMNKEKLETRLNALKVRPGVEEILKEAQAMNLKIGLASSSDYKWVSSHLDRLGLLHYFECIMTSDDVAEVKPHPELYLLAAKQLGVEPEVCIAFEDSANGSLAAKRAGLTCVIVPNDTTKHLTFPEVDYRLSSMADCALVELVGKLSDRKSN, from the coding sequence ATGTATAAAGCAGTTGTGTTTGACTTTGATGGGTTGATTTTTGATACCGAATCTGTTCATACAACGATTTATAAAGAAATGTTTGAGTCACATAACGTAGAATTTCCATTTAATGAATGGATACAAAATATTGGAACAAAATCTACTTTCTCAATATACGATCTTCTAGAAAAAGAAATCAAAGAAATTGATCGAGAGCAGCTTAAAAAAATGAATAAAGAAAAGCTTGAAACAAGGTTGAATGCATTAAAGGTACGACCAGGTGTTGAGGAGATCCTCAAGGAAGCACAAGCCATGAACTTAAAAATTGGTCTTGCTTCAAGCTCTGATTATAAATGGGTTTCAAGCCATTTAGATCGGCTAGGCTTACTACATTATTTCGAATGTATCATGACGTCTGATGATGTTGCTGAAGTGAAACCTCATCCAGAGCTTTACCTGTTAGCAGCTAAACAGCTAGGTGTTGAACCTGAAGTTTGCATTGCATTCGAAGATTCCGCTAATGGATCTCTCGCCGCAAAACGAGCAGGCTTAACCTGTGTGATTGTTCCGAATGACACCACGAAGCATTTAACATTTCCTGAAGTTGATTATCGACTATCTTCGATGGCAGATTGTGCGTTGGTGGAGCTTGTTGGGAAATTAAGTGATCGAAAGTCTAATTAA
- a CDS encoding GntR family transcriptional regulator: MSNRDSIQNYLYEEIMTGIKQYIETNRLNQGDQIPTEAELCEIFQASRISIRRAIKELVDEGVLQIIRGKGTFVNTFRKEIHLLHFQGYTEGLTTKSEFITKDILSMEKIKGTIHINNKFNNQFDEYIELVRKVYRNNQILSLDYAYFPTELYPEIENKITAESSTFRIINDEYGINFSKVCKDLEFVHPTDEVQKHLEVNRMTPIILVDKIIYNEKSIPVHYSNYHLIADRVKLRLETDY; this comes from the coding sequence ATGAGTAACCGCGATTCAATTCAAAATTATTTATATGAGGAAATCATGACGGGAATCAAACAATATATAGAAACTAATCGGCTAAATCAGGGTGACCAAATTCCTACTGAAGCTGAGTTATGTGAAATTTTTCAAGCTAGTAGAATATCGATACGTCGTGCCATAAAAGAATTAGTTGACGAAGGTGTTCTTCAAATTATTCGGGGAAAAGGGACATTTGTGAATACATTTCGTAAAGAAATTCACCTTTTACATTTTCAAGGATACACCGAAGGCTTGACAACAAAAAGTGAATTTATTACAAAAGATATTCTTTCAATGGAGAAAATAAAGGGAACAATCCATATTAATAATAAATTTAATAATCAATTTGATGAGTATATTGAACTAGTAAGAAAAGTCTATCGAAATAACCAAATTTTAAGCTTGGATTATGCCTACTTTCCAACAGAACTTTATCCTGAAATAGAAAACAAAATTACAGCAGAAAGTTCAACTTTTAGGATTATAAATGACGAGTATGGAATAAATTTTAGTAAGGTTTGTAAAGACCTTGAATTTGTCCATCCAACAGATGAGGTACAAAAGCATTTAGAGGTTAATAGAATGACCCCAATCATTTTAGTAGATAAAATCATTTATAATGAAAAATCAATCCCTGTTCATTACTCAAACTACCATTTAATCGCAGATCGGGTGAAGCTACGACTAGAAACAGATTACTAA
- a CDS encoding PfkB family carbohydrate kinase has protein sequence MKLITIGDNVVDCYLDQNNYYPGGNCVNVAVNAKRNGASEVSYIGIFGNDEPADHIKYVLNQEGIDYQYSRDVIGISGQPQVTLTEDNDRVFVGGPKNTVQHKFKIQLVQEELDYIKTFDLSHVSCYSSMESELAKLSQVSKVSYDFSSRKDLSYIESIAPYISYAFFSAAELSEEDFEQFLSDLRSFQFEIIGLTRGGKPAIFIKNDQMYEQKLKKIDVVDTMGAGDSLIAGFLTAYMSGEEIEAAIEKGTKSAEKTCQEYGGFGYPKEMQKV, from the coding sequence ATGAAATTAATTACAATTGGTGATAACGTAGTGGACTGCTATTTGGATCAAAATAACTACTATCCTGGAGGTAATTGTGTCAATGTAGCAGTCAATGCGAAACGTAACGGAGCTAGTGAAGTTTCGTATATTGGGATATTTGGGAATGATGAACCGGCCGATCATATAAAATATGTACTTAATCAAGAAGGGATTGATTATCAATATTCACGTGACGTCATTGGTATTTCTGGACAGCCGCAAGTTACTTTAACAGAAGACAATGACCGTGTATTTGTAGGAGGACCTAAAAATACCGTTCAACATAAATTTAAAATTCAACTTGTTCAAGAAGAGCTGGATTATATCAAAACCTTTGATTTAAGCCATGTGAGTTGCTACTCCTCTATGGAAAGTGAATTGGCAAAATTGTCGCAAGTGTCAAAAGTTTCGTATGACTTTTCAAGTAGAAAGGACCTATCATATATTGAATCAATTGCTCCCTATATTTCATATGCTTTTTTCTCAGCTGCTGAGCTCTCTGAAGAAGATTTTGAACAGTTTCTTAGCGATTTACGTTCTTTTCAGTTTGAAATCATAGGCTTGACCAGGGGAGGAAAACCAGCGATCTTTATTAAAAATGACCAGATGTATGAGCAAAAGTTAAAGAAAATTGATGTGGTGGACACAATGGGTGCTGGTGATAGCTTAATCGCAGGCTTTTTAACAGCTTATATGAGTGGGGAAGAGATTGAAGCTGCCATTGAGAAAGGAACAAAGTCCGCTGAAAAGACTTGCCAGGAATACGGTGGATTCGGTTACCCGAAAGAAATGCAAAAAGTTTAA
- a CDS encoding carbohydrate ABC transporter permease, translating into MIKANVKKSTFPSTVPTNKTKIPIQTRLTKNIVFLGLLSFAIIILYPLFWMLISSFKSYQEIYSNVWAFPTEWKFENYSLAWSKGISSYFFNSVYVTASTIILTVLIGAMAAFVLSRYKNRWIDVALLFTIGGLMMNPQVALIPLFEILTITNLIDTHWALILTYVAYRLPLTIILIRTFFLTVPKELSESALMDGCTEFGIFWRIYLPISLPIVVTSVILTAYFAWNEFLFATVFINSSELKTIPSGLMVFRDALRTDWGVLLSGMVIATVPMIVLLIFLQKYLVRGLAEGSVKG; encoded by the coding sequence ATGATCAAAGCAAATGTAAAGAAGTCCACATTCCCTAGTACCGTTCCTACAAATAAAACAAAAATCCCAATTCAGACACGACTCACCAAAAATATTGTCTTTCTTGGCTTACTGAGCTTTGCTATTATCATTCTATATCCACTATTTTGGATGTTGATATCATCATTTAAAAGCTATCAGGAAATTTACAGTAATGTTTGGGCTTTCCCAACGGAATGGAAGTTTGAAAACTATTCTCTTGCATGGTCAAAAGGAATATCGAGCTATTTTTTCAATAGTGTATATGTCACAGCATCAACGATTATTCTAACCGTACTTATAGGAGCAATGGCTGCGTTCGTCTTATCTCGGTATAAAAATCGCTGGATTGACGTGGCACTTCTTTTTACAATTGGTGGGTTAATGATGAATCCACAGGTTGCTTTAATCCCTTTATTTGAAATTTTAACGATCACAAACTTGATTGATACACATTGGGCACTCATTCTGACTTATGTGGCCTATCGATTACCTTTAACGATTATCTTGATTCGAACTTTCTTTTTAACTGTACCAAAAGAGTTATCGGAATCAGCGTTGATGGATGGCTGTACGGAATTCGGTATTTTTTGGCGTATTTATTTACCGATATCACTTCCTATTGTTGTAACATCTGTTATTTTAACTGCCTATTTCGCTTGGAATGAATTTTTATTTGCAACCGTTTTCATTAATTCCAGCGAATTAAAAACAATTCCATCAGGTTTAATGGTCTTTCGAGATGCTCTTCGTACAGACTGGGGAGTATTGCTATCAGGAATGGTGATTGCAACAGTACCAATGATTGTTTTACTTATTTTCTTACAAAAATATTTAGTTAGAGGACTTGCAGAAGGCTCTGTGAAAGGATGA
- a CDS encoding carbohydrate ABC transporter permease, which translates to MKVKKVKITPILFMLPTVLFLGLFIYIPLIQNFYNSFFEFSVFSQSKEFVGLTKFQQLFVDEVAIIALVNNVKYAIISVLLQVFFALVLAAILEDKFFRRFAHVFRVIYFMPVMISISVIALLFGFVYNPQIGLLNSFLELIGLEQWAKPWLGNSTTAIYSVIAMSQWQSIGLITMLFIVSIQKIPKDLYEAAEIDGAGKIRRFFSVTVPQVKEATFVNLLVTVTGSILVFNEPYILTNGGPGNSSMTLAIHMYQTGFVKDDMGYASTLASLIFLLSAIFALIQIKVSKTGKEE; encoded by the coding sequence ATGAAGGTAAAAAAGGTAAAAATAACTCCAATTCTATTCATGTTACCAACTGTTTTATTTTTAGGACTATTTATATACATACCTCTTATTCAAAACTTCTATAATAGTTTTTTTGAATTTAGTGTTTTTTCTCAATCAAAAGAGTTTGTTGGTTTGACTAAATTCCAACAATTATTTGTTGATGAAGTAGCTATTATTGCATTAGTCAACAATGTTAAATATGCCATCATTTCCGTGTTACTTCAAGTGTTCTTTGCATTGGTGCTAGCTGCAATTCTAGAGGATAAATTTTTCAGACGATTTGCGCACGTCTTCCGCGTGATTTATTTTATGCCAGTTATGATTTCAATCTCAGTTATTGCCTTACTATTTGGATTTGTTTATAATCCACAAATTGGATTATTAAATAGCTTCCTTGAGCTCATTGGATTAGAGCAGTGGGCCAAGCCTTGGTTAGGCAATTCAACAACGGCAATTTATAGTGTGATCGCCATGTCTCAATGGCAAAGTATTGGATTAATTACGATGTTATTTATCGTGTCAATTCAGAAAATTCCGAAGGATCTCTATGAAGCTGCAGAAATCGATGGTGCTGGGAAAATACGAAGATTCTTTAGTGTAACGGTACCACAAGTGAAGGAAGCGACTTTTGTTAATTTATTAGTTACTGTGACTGGTTCTATTCTAGTATTTAATGAACCTTACATTCTCACAAATGGTGGTCCAGGAAATAGCTCCATGACACTAGCCATTCACATGTACCAAACAGGCTTCGTTAAAGATGACATGGGCTACGCATCAACATTAGCATCCCTTATCTTCTTATTATCTGCAATATTTGCGCTAATACAGATCAAAGTCTCGAAAACAGGGAAGGAGGAATGA
- a CDS encoding ABC transporter substrate-binding protein gives MKKFVSFLVVILASSMFLAACSSSNESNGESSDDDKVVIDFFHRWPNEPRKSFYDEKIAEFEKQHPNVKINVDSVLNDSYKEKIKVLVSNDDLPDVFTSWSDTFAANLVSSDRIMELNEIMAEDTEWSGNIIESQYAGFTFDDVTYGIPFTVDGKAFFYNKQIFEENNIEVPRSYDELIDALDQLKKAGYETPLVEGLTNGWAISHYMGTIFDRVIANDVLIKDYNVETGEYTDPGYIRGLEIFKELTTYMGDVSTAIDHEAARNMFAAGEVPVLYMQFAEVGYVQDAGDVEFGFFNFPEVEDGDGRPKSLTGAPEGWMLSKNAPPEAVEFLKFLTSEETAKEFTKADGQLNAIKGGVTEETSNPTSLEAYQIILDASDATPWFDNAVDISIADVFMRGGQELATNQTTPEEIMAKVQEAAAKLRNQ, from the coding sequence ATGAAAAAGTTCGTAAGCTTTTTAGTTGTTATTTTAGCCAGCTCTATGTTTTTAGCAGCATGTTCTTCCTCCAATGAAAGCAATGGCGAATCTTCTGATGATGATAAAGTAGTAATTGATTTTTTCCATAGATGGCCGAATGAACCTAGAAAATCATTTTATGATGAAAAAATTGCAGAATTTGAAAAGCAGCATCCTAATGTAAAAATTAATGTTGATTCTGTTTTAAATGATTCTTATAAAGAAAAAATTAAAGTACTCGTTTCAAATGACGATCTTCCTGACGTTTTCACCTCATGGTCAGACACGTTTGCCGCAAATCTAGTAAGCTCCGATCGTATTATGGAGCTAAATGAAATAATGGCGGAGGATACAGAATGGTCTGGTAATATTATCGAGTCTCAATATGCTGGATTTACGTTTGATGATGTGACGTATGGAATTCCGTTTACGGTTGACGGTAAAGCTTTCTTTTATAACAAACAAATCTTTGAAGAAAATAATATAGAGGTACCAAGATCATACGATGAACTGATCGATGCTTTAGATCAACTAAAGAAAGCTGGTTATGAAACACCATTAGTAGAAGGGTTAACAAATGGTTGGGCCATCTCTCATTACATGGGCACTATTTTTGATAGAGTCATAGCTAATGATGTGCTTATTAAAGATTATAATGTTGAGACTGGTGAGTATACAGATCCAGGATATATTCGAGGTTTAGAAATCTTTAAAGAGTTGACAACTTACATGGGTGATGTGTCGACGGCTATTGATCATGAAGCAGCTCGAAATATGTTTGCTGCTGGTGAAGTTCCGGTATTATATATGCAATTTGCAGAGGTTGGATATGTACAGGATGCTGGAGATGTGGAGTTTGGCTTCTTTAATTTCCCTGAAGTTGAAGATGGAGACGGAAGACCTAAATCCCTTACTGGTGCACCAGAAGGCTGGATGTTAAGTAAAAATGCTCCACCTGAAGCAGTAGAGTTCTTGAAATTCCTAACATCAGAAGAAACAGCCAAAGAATTTACGAAAGCAGACGGTCAGTTAAACGCTATTAAAGGCGGTGTTACAGAAGAAACATCCAACCCAACAAGTCTAGAAGCTTATCAAATTATTCTAGATGCATCAGATGCGACCCCTTGGTTTGATAATGCGGTTGATATATCGATTGCTGATGTTTTCATGCGAGGTGGTCAAGAATTAGCAACGAATCAAACAACACCTGAAGAGATTATGGCAAAAGTACAAGAAGCAGCTGCTAAATTACGAAACCAATAA